One part of the Oenanthe melanoleuca isolate GR-GAL-2019-014 chromosome 26, OMel1.0, whole genome shotgun sequence genome encodes these proteins:
- the LOC130263840 gene encoding uncharacterized protein LOC130263840, translating to MPSGLVCPPSGASARFKPRRRGAFGAPAGGGLAIPARGQRVPRVGWAARCRGAVCAWHGGAPPLARLLAVWINMRKMRLSLCLLSAPARGWVTALFGAAGGAVPTRTWQAKPGGQGEGDEERERLLGRLRRDVAAGPLLSTAAFCWRAPPSPSLSPALACAQAGADKMKTCFVLVFWHLPSSATNPSCPPSAPFPNPPRLPFTIGTTQVLGQQQNKAKNTPWHPNRPQSATLGSNCSHPASMAGGLLFVCVYIYFVPFFFCPHRVPLALGVCVPIQAPATSCRAKTRKEGAKGSFVPGRPGGERGRQRWRTRGGRRGMGRREKEHGEGGKNPIHLPRPFV from the coding sequence ATGCCGAGTGGCCTCGTTTGCCCGCCGAGCGGGGCTTCGGCTCGATTTAAGCCTCGCCGACGAGGAGCCTTCGGTGCTCCCGCCGGCGGGGGCCTGGCCATCCCCGCACGAGGCCAGCGGGTGCCAAGGGTGGGGTGGGCGGCTCGGTGCCggggggctgtgtgtgcatggCACGGGGGGGCTCCGCCGCTCGCTCGCCTTCTCGCCGTTTGGATTAACATGCGGAAGATGCGCCTGTCACTTTGCTTACTGTCAGCTCCGGCTCGGGGATGGGTGACGGCTTTGTTCGGCGCAGCCGGGGGAGCCGTGCCAACTCGGACTTGGCAGGCGAAGCCgggtgggcagggagagggggacGAGGAGCGGGAACGGCTGCTGGGGCGGCTGCGGAGGGACGTGGCCGCAGGCCCGCTTCTGAGCACGGCGGCTTTCTGTTGGCGTGcgcctccctctccctccctctctcccgCGCTCGCCTGCGCCCAGGCTGGTGCAGACAAAATGAAAAcgtgttttgttttggttttttggcaTCTCCCCAGCAGCGCTACCAACCCCAGCTGCCCCCCCTCCGCTCCCTTCCCCAACCCGCCGCGACTCCCTTTTACAATCGGCACGACCCAGGTGCTCGGGCAGCAACAGAATAAGGCCAAAAATACCCCTTGGCACCCAAACCGCCCCCAATCTGCCACCCTCGGCAGCAACTGCTCCCATCCGGCCTCCATGGCGGGTGGGTTGTTGtttgtatgtgtatatatatattttgtccccttttttttctgccccCATCGGGTCCCTCTCGCGTTGGGTGTGTGTGTTCCTATTCAAGCGCCCGCCACCTCCTGTCGTGCGAAAACCAGGAAGGAGGGAGCCAAGGGCTCATTTGTGCCTGGACGCCCGGGCGGCGAGCGAGGGAGACAACGATGGAGGAcaagaggagggaggagagggatgggaaggCGGGAAAAGGAGCATGGGGAGGGCGGAAAAAACCCAATC